From Shewanella yunxiaonensis, the proteins below share one genomic window:
- a CDS encoding ABC transporter substrate-binding protein produces MFMLDKAALRQLLCAMLGLTLFGCGPQPVPSGLVYCSEGNPESFNPQTVTSGTTIDATSHQIYDRLIDDNPYTGEFIPALATAWNISKDGLTYDFELRHGVNFQDRPYFHPTRKFDADDVIFSFERIIDSNNPFHAISRTGYPFFESVGFEKLIKRIVKLSDDKVRFELNYPDASFMANMATDFAVILSKEYADQLQKSGKMPDIDSKAVGTGPFMLVDYVKNDYIRYRRNPGYWGTIPASDQLVFDITPRSTIRLAKLIIGDCNISALPKAGELPAVATHDNLTVESQPGMNVAYWAFNTRKKPLDNIKVRQALAYAIDKQNLLRAVYQDTAIEASGILPPSSWAYTGTSAEYHYNPQKARQLLKEAGVHNLSIDIWAMPVARIYNPNSQKTAELIQADLAAIGVRANIVSYDWSVFTRRLSNSNYDSVLIGWSADNSDPDNFYTPLLSCSSVQSKSNRSKWCNSQYDQLISRAKTITDKGERTELYRQAEELIDAEVPIVPLAYAKRMLLKENDAPPIMLMPFGGINFNNVSERGKQ; encoded by the coding sequence ATGTTCATGCTCGATAAAGCAGCACTACGACAGCTACTGTGCGCAATGTTAGGACTCACCTTGTTTGGTTGTGGCCCACAGCCGGTCCCCTCTGGCTTAGTGTATTGCTCCGAAGGTAACCCTGAATCTTTTAATCCGCAAACCGTAACTTCAGGCACCACTATTGATGCGACCTCTCATCAAATTTATGACCGCTTAATTGATGATAATCCTTATACTGGCGAGTTTATTCCGGCCTTAGCCACTGCCTGGAACATCAGTAAAGATGGCCTGACGTACGACTTTGAACTGCGCCACGGCGTTAATTTCCAGGATCGTCCTTATTTTCATCCGACCCGAAAATTCGATGCCGATGATGTAATTTTTTCTTTTGAACGCATCATCGATAGTAATAATCCATTCCATGCAATATCACGAACTGGCTACCCATTTTTTGAAAGTGTTGGCTTCGAAAAACTGATCAAGCGAATCGTCAAATTGAGTGATGACAAAGTACGATTTGAACTCAATTATCCCGACGCCTCCTTTATGGCCAATATGGCGACAGATTTTGCGGTGATTCTGTCAAAGGAATATGCTGATCAGCTGCAAAAATCAGGAAAGATGCCAGATATTGATAGTAAGGCGGTGGGTACCGGTCCTTTTATGCTGGTTGATTATGTGAAGAATGATTATATCCGTTATCGTCGTAATCCAGGTTATTGGGGAACCATCCCAGCATCAGACCAACTGGTTTTTGATATAACGCCCAGGAGCACCATCCGACTGGCAAAACTCATTATCGGGGATTGTAATATTTCGGCGTTACCTAAGGCTGGGGAGTTACCCGCAGTCGCCACCCACGATAATTTAACCGTTGAAAGCCAGCCAGGAATGAACGTAGCCTACTGGGCTTTTAACACTCGCAAAAAACCGTTAGATAATATTAAAGTACGACAAGCCCTCGCTTATGCCATTGATAAGCAAAACTTATTACGTGCGGTATACCAAGATACCGCAATTGAAGCCTCTGGCATCCTTCCACCCTCATCATGGGCGTATACCGGCACTTCAGCAGAGTATCATTACAATCCCCAAAAGGCGCGACAATTACTGAAAGAGGCTGGGGTGCATAATCTCAGCATTGATATCTGGGCCATGCCGGTGGCGCGCATTTACAATCCCAACTCACAAAAAACCGCGGAGTTGATCCAGGCGGATCTTGCTGCGATTGGTGTGCGCGCTAATATTGTTAGCTATGACTGGAGTGTATTCACCCGTCGATTATCTAACAGTAACTATGATTCGGTACTGATTGGCTGGAGTGCGGATAACAGCGATCCTGATAACTTTTATACTCCACTGCTGAGTTGCAGCTCGGTACAATCTAAAAGTAATCGATCCAAATGGTGTAACAGCCAATATGACCAGCTAATTTCACGCGCCAAAACTATCACTGACAAAGGTGAGCGAACTGAATTGTATCGCCAAGCTGAAGAGTTAATTGATGCTGAAGTACCGATAGTGCCGCTTGCGTACGCCAAACGAATGTTATTGAAAGAAAATGATGCACCACCAATTATGCTCATGCCTTTCGGAGGTATTAATTTCAATAACGTCAGTGAGCGAGGGAAACAGTAA
- a CDS encoding peptide ABC transporter ATP-binding protein, with protein MTPLLKVKDLSKTYFLGYRGFKRQYAEILKPVSFELEEGETLAIVGEAGSGKSTLARILVGAEYRSGGEIFYQGQEWDKKNIKQRCRLIRMIFQDPNTSMNPRLTINELLTEPLRFNTDLSKQERHELVVETLRKVGLLPEHGEFYPNMISEGQKQRVAVARALMLSPKIIIADEALSALDLSVRAQILNLLLKLQREMGLSYIFVSHNLNVVRHISDKVLVLHKGMIVESGATEDVFSNPQHEYTQRLLQEQAQLNRRRG; from the coding sequence ATGACCCCCTTGCTTAAAGTCAAAGACCTCAGCAAAACCTACTTTTTGGGTTATCGTGGGTTTAAACGACAATATGCAGAAATTCTCAAGCCGGTGTCGTTTGAACTTGAAGAAGGTGAAACACTGGCCATTGTCGGCGAGGCTGGCTCAGGCAAGAGTACACTTGCGCGAATTTTGGTGGGGGCAGAATACCGCAGTGGCGGTGAAATTTTCTATCAGGGACAGGAATGGGATAAAAAGAATATCAAGCAACGATGCCGTCTAATCCGCATGATATTTCAGGATCCCAATACCTCGATGAACCCCAGACTCACCATTAATGAATTACTGACGGAGCCGCTGCGGTTTAATACGGATTTATCGAAACAGGAACGCCACGAATTAGTGGTTGAGACGCTGCGTAAAGTCGGCCTTTTACCCGAACATGGCGAGTTTTATCCGAATATGATTTCTGAAGGGCAGAAACAGCGCGTTGCAGTTGCGCGAGCGTTAATGCTGAGTCCTAAGATCATCATCGCTGATGAAGCGCTCAGTGCCCTGGATCTGTCAGTACGTGCGCAAATCCTCAACCTGCTGTTAAAATTACAGCGGGAAATGGGGTTGTCCTATATTTTCGTTAGCCACAATCTGAACGTGGTGCGACATATCAGCGATAAAGTTCTCGTGTTACATAAAGGTATGATTGTGGAATCTGGCGCGACGGAAGACGTGTTCAGTAATCCGCAACATGAATATACCCAACGATTATTGCAGGAGCAGGCACAATTAAACCGTCGTAGAGGCTGA
- the fabV gene encoding enoyl-ACP reductase FabV has protein sequence MIIKPKIRGFICTTTHPLGCEANVLEQINYTKAKGQITNGPKRVLVVGASSGYGLSSRIAAAFGSGAATIGVFFEKPGTESKPGTAGWYNSAAFDKFAKAEGLYAKSINGDAFSHEAKAKVIELIKQDLGQIDLVVYSLASPVRKLPDSGDLVRSSLKPIGTPYTSTAVDTNKDTIIEATVEPATEQEIQDTVTVMGGQDWELWLHALEQAGVLADGCKTVAYSYIGTELTWPIYWHGALGKAKMDLDRAAHALNSELAAKNGSANVAVLKSVVTQASSAIPVMPLYIAMVFKKMREEGLHEGCMEQIYRLFSERLYRTDGQKPATDDDNRLRLDDWELREDIQQHCRDLWPKITTENISELTDYQEYKAEFIKLFGFGIDGIDYEQDVNPLVEFDVIEL, from the coding sequence ATGATTATTAAACCCAAAATTCGTGGTTTCATTTGTACCACCACTCATCCACTTGGCTGTGAAGCCAACGTTCTGGAACAGATTAACTACACCAAAGCCAAGGGACAGATCACTAATGGCCCGAAACGAGTTCTGGTAGTAGGCGCTTCCAGTGGCTACGGCCTTTCATCCAGAATTGCTGCGGCATTTGGTTCCGGTGCGGCTACTATTGGCGTGTTCTTCGAAAAGCCAGGCACTGAAAGCAAACCTGGCACTGCGGGCTGGTACAACTCTGCGGCCTTTGACAAATTTGCCAAAGCTGAAGGACTTTACGCCAAAAGTATCAACGGCGATGCGTTCAGCCATGAAGCTAAAGCAAAAGTCATTGAGCTGATCAAACAAGATCTGGGTCAGATTGACCTGGTAGTGTACTCTCTGGCCTCGCCGGTAAGAAAGCTGCCTGACAGCGGTGACTTGGTACGTTCTTCACTCAAACCTATCGGCACTCCCTATACCTCTACTGCTGTCGATACCAATAAAGACACCATTATCGAAGCAACCGTCGAGCCTGCCACTGAGCAGGAAATCCAGGATACTGTGACTGTGATGGGCGGTCAGGATTGGGAACTGTGGCTACATGCTCTTGAACAAGCCGGTGTTTTAGCTGATGGCTGCAAAACCGTTGCATACAGCTACATTGGTACCGAGCTCACTTGGCCTATCTACTGGCATGGTGCGCTGGGTAAAGCCAAAATGGATTTGGACCGAGCCGCGCACGCATTAAACAGCGAACTGGCCGCCAAAAATGGCAGTGCCAATGTCGCCGTGCTGAAAAGTGTGGTAACACAAGCGAGTTCTGCAATTCCAGTCATGCCATTGTATATCGCAATGGTATTCAAAAAAATGCGAGAAGAAGGTCTGCACGAAGGCTGTATGGAACAAATATACCGCCTGTTCAGTGAACGTCTGTACCGTACCGATGGTCAGAAGCCTGCTACTGATGACGACAACCGTTTACGTCTTGATGACTGGGAGTTGCGGGAAGATATTCAGCAACACTGCCGCGACTTATGGCCGAAAATCACCACCGAGAATATCAGCGAACTCACTGATTATCAGGAATATAAAGCTGAATTTATCAAATTGTTCGGCTTTGGTATTGATGGCATTGATTACGAGCAGGATGTCAATCCGTTAGTAGAATTTGATGTCATCGAACTCTAG
- a CDS encoding ABC transporter permease, which produces MANYLIRRLNLFIATSLLLIGILFYATHLFPVDIGYALSGIQYPTDVQEVQIKRDYDLDKGSVRQFIAYAGERLSGNFGVSATSKRPVSEELLEVLPASFELAVVAGIIALVFGVPLGVIAALSHHPFLKKFIMAGTLTGYSIPVFWLGLTLSFWFGVKLGWLPISGQINLLYEIRPVTGFMLFDTLLSDSPYRIAAFRDALLHIILPAVTLAVLPFTVVVRITRAAMTNVMNQTYIRAAEARGLSSVKIVLHHALPNALIPLLKHIGLMLGPFASYAIVVEVIFSWPGVGSWLVSGIYQRDYTVIQSGIMAVALIIVFLSILIEVLYTIANPLSRKEFYGSN; this is translated from the coding sequence ATGGCCAACTATCTGATAAGACGCCTCAATCTGTTTATTGCAACCTCTTTATTGCTGATAGGCATATTGTTTTATGCCACGCATCTTTTTCCGGTCGATATTGGCTATGCCTTAAGTGGCATTCAGTATCCAACAGATGTGCAAGAGGTGCAGATCAAGCGGGATTACGACCTTGATAAAGGCAGCGTCCGTCAATTTATCGCGTATGCAGGAGAACGCTTAAGTGGGAATTTTGGCGTGTCGGCCACCTCAAAACGCCCCGTTTCAGAAGAGTTATTGGAAGTGCTACCCGCATCGTTTGAACTTGCCGTGGTCGCCGGCATTATTGCGTTAGTATTTGGGGTGCCGCTCGGGGTAATTGCCGCGTTAAGCCACCATCCATTTCTGAAGAAATTTATTATGGCCGGCACACTGACCGGTTATTCCATTCCGGTGTTCTGGTTAGGGCTGACCTTGTCATTTTGGTTTGGCGTTAAGTTAGGTTGGCTGCCTATTTCAGGCCAAATTAACTTGTTGTACGAAATTCGCCCCGTTACCGGGTTTATGTTATTCGACACACTGTTATCAGATTCACCATATCGTATAGCGGCTTTTCGCGATGCATTACTGCATATCATTTTACCGGCAGTGACCCTGGCGGTTCTCCCCTTCACGGTCGTGGTACGTATCACCCGCGCCGCCATGACCAATGTGATGAATCAAACCTATATTCGTGCTGCAGAAGCCCGTGGACTATCATCGGTAAAAATTGTGTTACATCATGCGCTTCCGAATGCCTTAATCCCGCTGTTGAAACACATTGGCCTGATGCTGGGCCCCTTTGCCAGTTATGCGATAGTTGTTGAAGTGATCTTTTCATGGCCGGGGGTGGGCTCATGGCTGGTCTCTGGCATATATCAACGTGATTATACCGTGATCCAGAGCGGTATTATGGCCGTGGCCTTGATCATTGTGTTTTTGAGCATTTTGATTGAGGTGCTGTACACCATAGCGAATCCGTTAAGTCGCAAGGAATTTTATGGCTCAAACTAA
- a CDS encoding oligopeptide/dipeptide ABC transporter ATP-binding protein — MPLLDIRNLTIQIDTPSGPVKALEKVSLTINAGEVHGLIGESGSGRSMLARAILGLNEPNWTITADRMMWDGQNLMDMTRQQRRNLMGEDISMIFQDPSGSFDPAFSVGKQLLEAIPLNKNLLFWKRPKERQYLAQKWLHKVGIKHPRKVLSSYSWELSEGECQKVMIAMALAKQPRLLIADEPTASMEPSTQAQIYRLLTQLNQLQNVTILLISHELDTLSNWCNRMTVLYCGQVMESGPTADLLEQPNHPYTKALLDNMPDYTNPKIHKIMMPTLPGSVPALQHLPIGCRLGPRCPEARRKCVTQPLLSHYKDRYFACHFPYQSEPIEDDPLA; from the coding sequence ATGCCGTTACTCGATATCCGCAATCTCACAATTCAGATCGACACGCCTAGCGGTCCGGTCAAGGCGCTAGAAAAAGTCAGCTTGACCATCAATGCTGGTGAAGTGCATGGTCTCATCGGCGAATCGGGCTCTGGTCGCAGTATGTTAGCCCGCGCCATTTTGGGCCTTAATGAGCCCAACTGGACGATTACTGCAGATCGTATGATGTGGGACGGTCAAAACCTGATGGATATGACTCGTCAGCAACGTCGTAACTTGATGGGTGAAGATATTTCGATGATCTTTCAGGACCCCTCCGGCAGTTTTGACCCAGCATTCAGTGTTGGTAAGCAACTGTTGGAAGCTATTCCGCTCAACAAAAACCTGTTGTTTTGGAAGCGGCCCAAAGAGCGACAATACTTAGCGCAGAAATGGCTCCACAAGGTGGGAATCAAACATCCTCGTAAGGTGTTATCCAGCTATTCCTGGGAGCTGTCAGAAGGCGAATGCCAGAAAGTGATGATCGCGATGGCTTTGGCCAAGCAACCACGGTTGTTGATAGCTGATGAACCGACGGCCTCCATGGAACCAAGTACACAGGCACAAATTTATCGGTTGTTGACTCAGTTGAATCAGCTGCAGAACGTTACTATTCTGCTCATTAGTCATGAACTGGATACCCTGTCCAACTGGTGTAATCGCATGACAGTGTTATATTGCGGTCAGGTAATGGAATCTGGCCCAACTGCAGACTTGCTGGAACAGCCCAATCATCCCTATACCAAAGCACTGCTGGATAACATGCCGGATTACACGAATCCGAAAATCCATAAGATCATGATGCCAACACTGCCAGGCTCAGTTCCGGCGTTGCAGCATCTGCCTATCGGATGTCGTCTGGGTCCTCGTTGCCCGGAAGCAAGACGCAAATGTGTTACCCAGCCACTGCTGTCGCATTACAAAGATCGCTACTTTGCCTGCCATTTCCCATACCAGAGTGAGCCTATAGAAGATGACCCCCTTGCTTAA
- the ung gene encoding uracil-DNA glycosylase, with amino-acid sequence MTQTPTWADVLGPEKTKDYFVSTLKFIDAERAHHKCIYPPQEDTFNALRYTPLADVKVVILGQDPYHGPGQAHGLCFSVKAGITPPPSLQNMFQELCHTVPGFSYPQSGDLTPWARQGVLLLNTVLSVEEGKAHSHAHLGWEQFTDRIVEAVDRYQHGVAFLLWGRHAGDKAQRVNPRKHLVLKAAHPSPLSASRGFFGCNHFNLANQYLQSQGKVPISWQL; translated from the coding sequence ATGACACAAACCCCGACTTGGGCCGACGTTCTGGGCCCAGAAAAAACGAAAGATTACTTTGTCAGTACGCTTAAATTTATTGATGCTGAACGCGCTCACCACAAATGCATTTATCCTCCCCAAGAAGATACATTCAATGCATTACGCTACACGCCATTGGCGGATGTCAAAGTGGTTATTCTGGGACAAGATCCTTACCATGGACCTGGACAAGCTCATGGTCTGTGTTTTTCAGTGAAAGCAGGTATCACACCGCCACCTTCGCTGCAAAACATGTTTCAGGAGCTTTGCCACACCGTACCTGGCTTCAGTTATCCTCAGAGCGGTGATCTTACGCCGTGGGCCCGACAAGGCGTTTTACTGCTCAATACGGTGCTGAGTGTCGAAGAGGGAAAAGCACACTCACATGCGCATTTGGGATGGGAACAGTTTACCGATAGGATTGTTGAAGCAGTCGACCGCTACCAGCACGGTGTCGCATTTTTGTTATGGGGACGCCATGCCGGTGACAAGGCACAACGCGTTAACCCTCGTAAGCATTTGGTTCTTAAAGCAGCACACCCATCGCCTTTATCTGCTAGCAGAGGCTTTTTCGGCTGTAACCATTTTAATCTGGCAAACCAGTATTTGCAGTCTCAGGGAAAAGTCCCCATCAGCTGGCAACTTTAA
- a CDS encoding TOBE domain-containing protein, with protein MKVSARNCLSGIVKSIEVGAVNNEVVIELAPGVEITSVVTKASAERLGLKVGGSAYALIKATSVMVGVDD; from the coding sequence ATGAAAGTTAGCGCACGTAACTGTTTAAGTGGTATCGTTAAATCCATTGAAGTGGGTGCCGTCAATAACGAAGTGGTTATAGAACTGGCACCTGGCGTTGAAATCACTTCAGTCGTGACCAAAGCATCTGCCGAGCGGCTGGGCTTAAAGGTGGGCGGTAGTGCATATGCCCTGATTAAGGCGACAAGTGTGATGGTAGGTGTAGACGATTAA
- a CDS encoding ABC transporter permease subunit, giving the protein MAQTKTYLDDAIPSPALKVWRIFAAKPQAITGLWGVGALLLLALFGHYLAPFAAEFQDPDALLLPPSWNSNGTVEHFLGTDDLGRDIFSRLLYGVRLTFGMALAIVSSALLAGIIIGSISGMMSGLKSSILGHLLDALLSIPSLLMAILVVAVTGPGLGNVFWAVGISLTPQFVRAIHQTVHEELQKEYVTAARLDGANSLQIFWYVIMPNVWETIIIQTTLAISAAILDIAALGFLNLGAQAPQPEWGAMVMQGLDSFLTAPWTVTIPGFAILLSVLSVNLVGDGLRSAMTPMRN; this is encoded by the coding sequence ATGGCTCAAACTAAAACCTATTTAGATGACGCCATCCCCTCTCCAGCGTTAAAGGTTTGGCGTATCTTTGCTGCAAAGCCTCAAGCCATAACCGGGCTTTGGGGAGTGGGCGCATTATTATTGCTTGCGCTATTTGGCCACTACCTCGCACCTTTTGCGGCTGAATTTCAGGACCCCGATGCTTTGTTGCTGCCGCCATCATGGAATAGTAATGGTACTGTCGAACATTTCTTGGGAACCGATGATCTAGGTCGGGATATATTCAGCCGCTTGCTGTACGGCGTACGCCTGACGTTTGGCATGGCATTAGCCATTGTCAGTTCCGCGTTGTTGGCAGGCATCATCATCGGCTCTATTTCCGGGATGATGAGCGGTCTAAAATCCAGTATTCTCGGGCATTTACTGGATGCACTGTTATCGATCCCTTCCCTGTTAATGGCGATTCTGGTCGTCGCGGTTACTGGCCCTGGGCTTGGAAATGTGTTCTGGGCAGTTGGCATATCGCTGACACCACAGTTTGTACGTGCGATCCACCAGACTGTGCATGAAGAATTACAAAAAGAATATGTGACGGCAGCAAGGCTAGATGGTGCCAATTCACTGCAAATTTTCTGGTATGTCATCATGCCCAATGTGTGGGAAACCATCATTATTCAAACCACATTGGCGATTTCTGCGGCGATACTGGATATCGCCGCACTGGGATTTCTGAATCTCGGGGCTCAGGCACCACAACCTGAATGGGGCGCGATGGTGATGCAGGGATTGGACAGCTTCCTGACCGCGCCCTGGACAGTGACAATTCCTGGATTTGCTATTTTGCTGAGCGTGTTGTCTGTCAATCTCGTGGGTGATGGCCTACGCTCTGCAATGACGCCGATGAGAAACTGA